The following coding sequences lie in one Alloacidobacterium dinghuense genomic window:
- a CDS encoding M13 family metallopeptidase, with product MPFLRTSIVSGMMLAGCLIPACLNAQDTTDMQKNLKALDPKLMDTSADPCVNFYQYSCGGWSKQNPIPADESSYGRGTELENQNRLVLKSILEKAAAGGSERSANEQKIGDYYATCIDVNAVNEAGLKPLQPLLDRIAALNSKDGLPELTAYLDSIGIGTFFGFSSDQDYKDATQQIAEFDQAELGLPEKGYYDRTDDKSAKLRDQYKEHVARTFELLGESHEQAAKDGDTVLKVETELAKHSLTNVERRDPQALYHKMTLANFESSAPNFAFNKYLRSLDIPPVDSLNVTEPKFFVGLNEVLASTDLDSLKAYLRWAAVRQTPSIALPQALDEESFNFYGKILEGQPEQQPRWKRCVRSTDRDLGEALGQVYVAQRFSSQDKQRTVELTHDIEAAMGRDIDQLEWMSPATKTRAKEKLHSVANKIGYPDKWRDYSSLEVVRGDAFGNARRAVAFEVHRQINKIGKPVDRGEWGMTPPTVNAYYNPQMNDINFPAGILQPPYFDPRQDDAVNYGDAGGVIGHELTHGFDDEGRQFDAAGNLKEWWTPEDEKKFTERADCVVKEYDGFVAVDDLHVNGKLTLGENIADLGGLKLAFLAYLDRAQKAGVDVTKKGDAEYGGLTPDQQFFVAFGQSWCQNNRPEDLRLRVQTDPHSPEEFRVNGVVVNLPEFQKAFACQTGQPMAPAKRCAIW from the coding sequence ATGCCCTTTTTGAGAACATCGATTGTCTCCGGCATGATGCTTGCCGGCTGTCTGATTCCTGCGTGCCTGAACGCTCAGGATACTACTGACATGCAGAAGAATCTTAAAGCGCTTGACCCCAAGCTCATGGATACCAGCGCCGATCCATGTGTCAATTTCTACCAGTATTCCTGTGGAGGATGGTCAAAGCAGAATCCAATCCCAGCGGATGAATCCTCCTACGGACGCGGCACCGAGCTCGAAAACCAAAACCGTCTCGTGCTGAAATCCATTTTGGAAAAAGCAGCAGCGGGTGGTTCAGAACGCAGCGCGAATGAGCAAAAAATTGGTGACTACTATGCAACATGCATCGATGTAAATGCAGTGAACGAGGCCGGGCTGAAACCACTGCAGCCGTTACTCGACCGCATCGCCGCGCTGAATTCGAAAGATGGCCTGCCGGAACTGACGGCTTACCTGGACAGTATCGGGATCGGCACATTCTTCGGCTTCAGCTCCGATCAGGACTATAAAGATGCGACGCAGCAGATCGCTGAATTCGATCAGGCCGAGCTTGGCCTTCCGGAAAAAGGGTATTACGACCGTACAGACGACAAATCTGCGAAGCTGCGTGACCAATATAAAGAGCACGTCGCCCGCACCTTCGAACTGCTGGGCGAGTCGCACGAACAGGCAGCAAAGGACGGCGACACGGTTCTGAAAGTCGAGACAGAATTGGCGAAGCATTCGCTAACCAACGTCGAGCGGCGCGACCCGCAGGCACTCTACCACAAGATGACGCTGGCCAATTTCGAGAGCAGCGCTCCGAACTTCGCATTCAACAAATACTTGCGTTCGCTCGATATTCCGCCGGTGGACTCTTTGAATGTCACCGAGCCTAAATTCTTTGTTGGGTTGAACGAGGTGCTGGCCTCGACCGATCTCGATTCGCTCAAGGCCTATCTGCGTTGGGCGGCGGTACGGCAAACGCCGAGCATCGCATTGCCACAGGCGCTCGATGAAGAGTCATTCAATTTCTACGGCAAGATTCTTGAGGGCCAGCCTGAGCAGCAGCCGCGCTGGAAGCGCTGCGTCCGTTCCACGGACCGCGACCTGGGCGAGGCATTGGGTCAGGTGTATGTTGCCCAGCGCTTCAGCTCGCAAGACAAGCAGCGCACGGTTGAGCTGACGCATGACATCGAAGCCGCTATGGGGCGCGACATCGATCAGCTCGAATGGATGAGCCCGGCGACCAAGACGCGCGCGAAGGAGAAGCTGCACTCCGTCGCCAACAAGATCGGATACCCAGACAAGTGGCGCGACTACTCAAGTCTGGAAGTGGTTCGCGGAGATGCCTTCGGCAACGCACGCCGCGCAGTGGCATTCGAAGTTCACCGCCAGATCAACAAGATCGGCAAACCCGTCGATCGCGGCGAATGGGGCATGACGCCGCCGACCGTAAATGCCTACTACAATCCGCAGATGAATGACATCAACTTCCCTGCCGGAATTCTGCAGCCGCCATACTTTGATCCGCGTCAGGATGATGCCGTCAACTACGGCGATGCGGGCGGCGTGATCGGTCACGAGCTTACGCATGGCTTCGATGATGAAGGCCGCCAGTTCGATGCGGCAGGCAACCTCAAAGAGTGGTGGACTCCGGAAGACGAAAAGAAATTCACCGAGCGCGCCGATTGCGTCGTGAAGGAATACGACGGCTTCGTAGCAGTCGACGATCTGCACGTGAACGGCAAGCTCACGCTCGGTGAAAACATTGCCGATCTCGGCGGATTGAAGCTCGCCTTCCTCGCCTATCTCGATCGCGCGCAGAAAGCCGGTGTGGATGTGACGAAGAAAGGCGATGCGGAATACGGCGGCCTTACTCCGGACCAGCAGTTCTTTGTCGCTTTCGGGCAGAGTTGGTGCCAGAACAACCGCCCTGAAGACCTGCGCTTGCGAGTGCAAACCGATCCGCACTCGCCGGAAGAATTCCGCGTCAACGGCGTCGTTGTAAACTTGCCGGAATTCCAGAAGGCCTTCGCCTGCCAGACCGGCCAACCCATGGCCCCTGCAAAACGCTGCGCCATCTGGTAG
- a CDS encoding DUF2490 domain-containing protein, which translates to MRLRVHLNGRWARAPQSDDDVSSFHRTANHRTVLILLLLCCCIVFPVRAQQQQPEDPEDEHQIGLWLDQGISFDLSKTKSLESEFHERFDDGASNLFEYFGQAGLAFRPRPWLMLLPSYRYARYPSNPTSSYENRLLLNLTLLRTTGRWRPNFRMLTEGRFPENRIASARLRFRPGIDYVLPLRVTRPPVLVVNDEIFVVPGTNSFSSGSAFTQNRFQTGIRLPITGYLSTRLYYMLQSVNLPVGWKNASIFGVSVAWKARNKNK; encoded by the coding sequence ATGAGATTACGGGTCCATCTCAATGGACGATGGGCTCGCGCACCGCAGAGCGATGACGACGTCTCCAGTTTTCACCGCACCGCAAATCATCGAACGGTCCTTATCCTCCTTCTGCTGTGCTGTTGCATTGTCTTTCCTGTCCGCGCGCAGCAACAGCAGCCGGAAGACCCGGAAGACGAGCATCAGATCGGGCTCTGGCTCGATCAGGGAATTTCTTTCGATCTGTCGAAGACGAAATCTCTGGAATCCGAATTTCACGAACGCTTCGACGATGGGGCTTCGAACCTGTTCGAGTATTTTGGCCAGGCCGGCCTGGCATTTCGTCCAAGGCCATGGCTCATGCTCTTGCCGAGTTATCGCTATGCGCGTTATCCAAGTAACCCAACATCTTCTTATGAGAATCGTCTTCTGCTGAACCTGACTCTGTTGCGAACGACAGGCCGATGGCGGCCGAATTTCCGCATGCTGACTGAGGGACGTTTCCCCGAAAACCGCATTGCCTCCGCACGTCTACGATTTCGGCCGGGAATCGACTATGTTCTTCCGCTTCGGGTGACAAGGCCTCCGGTGCTGGTTGTGAATGACGAGATCTTCGTTGTCCCCGGTACGAATAGCTTCTCCAGTGGGAGCGCCTTTACGCAGAATCGCTTCCAGACGGGAATCCGGCTGCCGATTACCGGCTATCTATCGACGCGGCTTTACTACATGCTTCAGTCGGTGAATCTCCCCGTTGGTTGGAAGAACGCCAGTATCTTTGGCGTTTCAGTCGCGTGGAAGGCCCGCAACAAGAACAAGTAG
- a CDS encoding LytR/AlgR family response regulator transcription factor, whose translation MAMTALIIDDEELAREELKYLLDTTDVEVLAQGTNGIEAVDLIRTHQPDVVFLDVQMPGLDGFAVLKKLLEHGDGEHLPQIIFATAFDQYAVKAFDVNAIDYLLKPFDKARVLQALERARQRLQEVHSHDDSAVKHGDLSGDIRIGALLKLIEQQQQPQRHSGKIVLQAQSRLLLIDQKDICFASIDEGVITVVTPTLEGQSKCRTLEELLDLLDPSIFWRAHRSYVVNINHIKEVVPWFKSSYQLRMDDKKQTEIPVSRAQTRRLRELFKL comes from the coding sequence ATGGCAATGACTGCACTCATCATCGATGACGAAGAGCTGGCGCGTGAAGAGTTGAAGTATCTGCTCGACACGACAGATGTGGAAGTGCTGGCTCAGGGAACGAATGGTATTGAGGCTGTCGATCTGATTCGCACGCACCAGCCCGACGTCGTCTTTCTCGACGTGCAGATGCCGGGGCTGGATGGTTTTGCCGTGCTCAAAAAGCTGCTGGAACACGGCGACGGCGAGCATCTTCCGCAGATCATCTTTGCCACTGCCTTCGATCAGTACGCAGTCAAAGCTTTCGACGTAAACGCCATCGACTACCTGCTGAAGCCCTTTGACAAGGCACGTGTGCTGCAGGCGCTGGAACGCGCGCGGCAGCGGTTGCAGGAAGTGCATTCGCACGACGACAGCGCGGTGAAACACGGCGACTTGAGCGGAGACATCCGCATCGGCGCGCTGCTCAAGCTCATCGAGCAGCAACAACAACCGCAGCGCCACAGCGGAAAAATCGTATTGCAGGCGCAGAGCCGCCTGCTGCTCATCGATCAAAAAGACATCTGCTTCGCTTCAATCGACGAGGGCGTGATCACGGTCGTAACGCCAACTCTTGAAGGGCAATCGAAATGCAGAACACTCGAAGAATTGCTCGACCTTCTCGATCCGTCAATTTTCTGGCGCGCGCATCGCTCCTATGTCGTCAATATCAACCACATCAAGGAAGTTGTGCCGTGGTTCAAAAGCAGCTACCAGTTGCGCATGGACGACAAGAAACAGACCGAAATCCCGGTGAGCCGCGCGCAGACTCGCAGGCTGCGCGAATTATTCAAACTTTAG
- a CDS encoding glycosyl hydrolase family 17 protein gives MAATGIYGIAFSPYVGPWVNNVLVLFNTYTLEQVTQLLSPVAKGFPLIATYGQGTFVWQNVPNIQDSNRYNIQAAKNVGLKVSAGCYQQGADPGKDFLNVEWTKTEINYALDQARTHGNVIELVIGNECLWGPDSTQAIVELINYAKSKRAPNFNERTLPVTTRQKWDVLGGVSNATPGYAAMRQALLSLLSACEGFVYANMYAYFDPNIAGQIGRNPNQASFTQAVTNSMNATLAALKSAFSSQKVSTEIRIGETGWPSKGSQPAQPNDFLASTQQAQWHYEAIKNWSVANAIKTFMFEAYDEPWKGSPNGSNSEAFFGIWQANGTSAAPGQYTLRDVKQKYTL, from the coding sequence ATGGCTGCAACAGGTATTTATGGAATCGCCTTCTCTCCCTACGTGGGGCCATGGGTCAACAATGTTCTAGTCCTTTTCAACACCTACACGTTGGAGCAGGTGACTCAGCTTCTCAGTCCCGTCGCGAAGGGATTTCCCTTAATCGCCACCTACGGACAGGGCACATTTGTATGGCAAAACGTTCCTAACATTCAAGATTCCAACCGGTACAACATCCAGGCCGCCAAAAATGTGGGACTAAAGGTTTCTGCAGGCTGTTACCAACAGGGAGCGGACCCCGGTAAAGACTTCCTGAATGTCGAATGGACCAAGACCGAGATCAATTACGCACTCGATCAGGCAAGAACTCATGGCAACGTAATCGAACTCGTCATCGGCAATGAATGTTTGTGGGGGCCTGATTCGACGCAAGCCATCGTTGAGCTCATCAACTACGCAAAGTCAAAGCGAGCCCCGAATTTCAATGAGCGCACTCTGCCCGTCACAACCCGTCAAAAGTGGGATGTGCTGGGAGGAGTCAGTAACGCAACACCGGGGTATGCCGCCATGCGACAAGCGCTGCTCAGTCTGCTGTCCGCATGTGAGGGGTTCGTATACGCGAATATGTATGCCTATTTCGATCCCAACATTGCCGGTCAGATCGGGAGGAATCCAAATCAAGCTTCGTTCACCCAGGCGGTGACTAACAGCATGAACGCTACACTGGCAGCACTCAAGAGTGCCTTCTCGAGCCAAAAAGTATCGACTGAGATTCGGATTGGAGAAACAGGCTGGCCGAGCAAGGGCTCTCAGCCAGCACAGCCGAACGATTTTCTGGCCAGCACGCAGCAAGCCCAGTGGCACTACGAGGCCATCAAGAATTGGTCAGTTGCGAACGCGATCAAGACATTCATGTTTGAGGCTTATGACGAACCGTGGAAGGGTTCGCCGAATGGATCGAACAGCGAAGCCTTTTTCGGAATCTGGCAAGCAAATGGCACCTCTGCAGCGCCTGGCCAGTACACGCTGAGAGATGTGAAGCAGAAATACACGCTCTGA
- a CDS encoding DUF2164 domain-containing protein has translation MTIIELPKPVRAQAITSIQHYFEENMSEPIGELAAGLLLSFFIEEIGPVIYNHAISEAQTRLQQRVSDLNGELYADAFQYWPRLDARKRKNSR, from the coding sequence ATGACCATAATCGAACTCCCAAAGCCAGTCCGCGCTCAAGCTATTACTTCGATTCAACACTACTTCGAAGAGAATATGTCTGAACCTATCGGCGAGTTGGCCGCAGGGCTGCTGCTCAGCTTCTTCATCGAGGAAATCGGACCTGTCATTTACAATCACGCGATCTCTGAGGCGCAGACTCGATTGCAGCAACGCGTGTCCGATCTTAACGGTGAACTGTATGCGGATGCGTTTCAATACTGGCCCAGACTGGACGCAAGGAAGCGGAAGAATTCCCGCTAG
- a CDS encoding zinc ribbon domain-containing protein, translating into MATNYSNREESQTSFSSELKLIPRWSVAAAILAFVVMEYLFWVVFPHERHHPGPPFGLRLYFALSWGALASLYMLMVGYISNDSPRRGMSVRIWMIICLVMPGGIGAVLYFLLRQPIISLCPACGTHVQSEYHFCPQCAYQVSASCGNCYRSVRITDLYCVNCGHDLASDNRPARLHAFR; encoded by the coding sequence ATGGCAACCAATTATTCAAACCGGGAAGAGTCGCAGACGTCATTCTCCAGCGAGCTGAAGCTGATTCCTCGTTGGTCGGTGGCGGCGGCCATCCTGGCCTTTGTGGTCATGGAATATCTCTTCTGGGTTGTGTTTCCGCATGAGCGCCATCATCCCGGACCGCCATTCGGATTGCGTCTCTACTTCGCGCTCTCATGGGGCGCGCTGGCGTCGCTCTACATGCTGATGGTGGGCTATATCAGCAACGATTCGCCACGCCGCGGCATGAGCGTGCGCATCTGGATGATCATCTGCCTGGTGATGCCTGGAGGTATCGGCGCTGTGCTCTATTTCCTGCTGCGTCAGCCGATCATTTCACTCTGCCCGGCTTGCGGCACGCATGTGCAGAGCGAGTATCATTTCTGCCCCCAATGCGCGTATCAGGTATCCGCATCGTGCGGAAACTGCTATCGCAGCGTACGTATCACCGACCTCTACTGCGTGAATTGCGGCCATGATCTCGCCTCGGACAATCGCCCGGCGCGACTGCACGCATTCCGCTAG
- a CDS encoding RNA polymerase sigma factor: MSPIEKVQNFLSKRVFGGSESVSQPSMSTASISLTAQSRQENVLIAQGLKRHDEGLLDELIVQYQHRLLRYLLYLTGNREVAEDLFQETWMRVLMRGAQYNGNARFDTWLFTIARNLVIDMRRKRTMVSLDELCENAEDERAFEVPSNGPNPFELYQGYENGQLVAKLLLTLDPLHREVLVLRFHEELSLDEIAHVTAAPLSTVKSRLYRGLAALKPRLEAMTRQQEAL, from the coding sequence ATGAGTCCGATTGAAAAAGTGCAGAATTTTCTCTCCAAGAGAGTCTTTGGCGGTTCAGAGTCCGTCTCTCAACCTAGTATGAGCACAGCCTCCATCTCATTGACGGCACAGTCGCGACAGGAGAATGTCCTGATCGCGCAAGGACTGAAGCGACACGATGAAGGCCTGCTTGACGAGTTGATCGTGCAGTATCAGCATCGACTGCTGCGCTACCTGCTGTATCTGACGGGCAACCGCGAAGTCGCGGAAGATCTCTTTCAGGAAACGTGGATGCGGGTGCTGATGCGCGGTGCGCAATACAACGGCAACGCCCGCTTCGATACCTGGCTCTTTACCATCGCGCGCAATCTCGTCATCGATATGCGGCGCAAACGGACAATGGTGAGCCTCGACGAATTGTGCGAGAACGCCGAAGATGAGCGCGCATTCGAGGTGCCCAGCAACGGGCCGAATCCGTTTGAGCTTTACCAGGGATATGAAAATGGCCAGCTTGTGGCCAAGCTGCTCTTGACTCTCGATCCGCTTCACCGCGAAGTGCTAGTCCTGCGTTTTCACGAGGAGCTTTCGCTCGATGAGATCGCCCATGTAACGGCAGCTCCGTTGTCCACGGTGAAATCGCGTTTGTATCGCGGGCTGGCTGCGCTGAAGCCACGGCTTGAAGCGATGACCCGGCAACAGGAGGCTTTGTGA
- the rlmB gene encoding 23S rRNA (guanosine(2251)-2'-O)-methyltransferase RlmB → MEVLYGLHPVEEALRAGSRQFDHVCVARERHDQRLQRIIDACRESGVRLRFEPRDHLTKLAKTPGHQGVVAVVRAKATLELEDLLDGLAGKSRLLLALDGVEDPQNLGALLRTADGAGADGVILTERRSAPLSPVAIKASAGAAEHVPIARVVNLSRALEQLKEHDLWCVGLDERGTMSYEEFDFTSNCVLVLGREGAGLHDLVRRHCDHLLRIPMAGNVASLNVSVAGAVVLYEAARQRREAKAEPKVIAPAKKKEQKGLGS, encoded by the coding sequence ATGGAAGTTCTTTACGGGCTGCATCCGGTGGAGGAGGCTCTGCGCGCCGGAAGCCGCCAGTTCGACCACGTCTGCGTCGCCCGCGAGCGGCATGACCAGCGCCTGCAGCGTATCATCGACGCCTGCCGCGAATCCGGCGTCCGCCTCCGCTTCGAGCCGCGTGACCACCTCACCAAACTTGCCAAAACTCCCGGGCACCAGGGCGTGGTCGCCGTCGTCCGGGCCAAAGCTACGCTTGAGCTGGAAGATCTTCTCGACGGCCTCGCAGGGAAGTCGCGCCTGCTGCTGGCTCTCGATGGCGTGGAAGACCCGCAAAATCTGGGTGCGCTTCTGCGCACAGCCGATGGGGCCGGGGCTGACGGCGTCATCCTCACCGAACGCCGTTCCGCGCCTCTGAGCCCGGTCGCCATCAAGGCTTCAGCCGGAGCAGCCGAGCACGTGCCCATCGCCCGCGTCGTAAACCTGAGCCGGGCGCTTGAGCAGCTCAAGGAGCACGACCTCTGGTGCGTTGGGCTCGACGAGCGCGGAACGATGTCTTACGAGGAATTCGATTTCACGTCTAACTGTGTGCTGGTTCTGGGACGGGAGGGTGCAGGCCTGCACGATCTGGTGCGGCGGCACTGCGATCACCTGCTGCGCATTCCCATGGCGGGCAATGTGGCGTCGCTGAACGTGTCAGTGGCAGGGGCCGTGGTCCTGTATGAAGCCGCCCGGCAACGGCGCGAAGCAAAGGCCGAGCCGAAGGTTATAGCCCCTGCAAAAAAGAAAGAGCAAAAAGGTTTAGGTTCATGA
- a CDS encoding NAD(P)-dependent alcohol dehydrogenase, with product MPNAKGYAAAVAKAPLQPYSFERREQREHDVAIEIKYCGICHSDIHQARDEWGGAIFPMVPGHEIAGIVTGVGSKVTKFKVGDKVGIGCFVDSCRTCEQCKEGLEQYCAVGAVWTYNAKEKDGEPTFGGYSNKIVTDENYVLRLPDNLPLDGVAPLLCAGITLYSPLKHWNAGPGKKVAIVGLGGLGHMGVKLAHALGAEVTVLSQSLRKQEDGKRLGADHYYATSDPKTFEKLARSFDLIINTVGSDMDLNPYLELLKVDGSLVVVGLPDKPASIAQFALVLGRRSLAGSAIGGIPETQEMLDFCGKHNIVSDIEVIPIQKVNEAYERVLKSDVRYRFVIDMASLNAN from the coding sequence ATGCCGAATGCAAAGGGTTATGCCGCTGCCGTCGCCAAGGCTCCACTTCAGCCTTATTCTTTTGAGCGCCGCGAGCAGCGCGAACACGATGTAGCCATTGAGATTAAATATTGTGGCATCTGCCATTCCGATATTCATCAGGCGCGCGACGAGTGGGGCGGCGCAATCTTCCCCATGGTGCCGGGCCATGAGATTGCCGGAATTGTCACTGGTGTTGGCAGCAAGGTTACGAAGTTCAAGGTCGGCGACAAGGTCGGTATCGGCTGTTTCGTCGATTCGTGTCGCACTTGTGAGCAATGCAAAGAGGGTCTGGAGCAGTATTGCGCGGTCGGCGCTGTCTGGACCTATAACGCCAAGGAGAAGGACGGCGAGCCGACCTTCGGCGGCTACTCCAACAAGATTGTGACCGATGAAAACTATGTTCTGCGCTTGCCGGACAATCTTCCGCTGGATGGCGTTGCGCCGCTTCTCTGCGCAGGTATCACGCTGTATTCCCCTCTCAAACATTGGAATGCGGGACCTGGAAAGAAAGTCGCGATTGTAGGCCTGGGCGGACTTGGGCACATGGGCGTGAAGCTTGCACACGCTCTCGGGGCTGAAGTGACGGTCCTGAGCCAGTCGCTGCGTAAGCAGGAAGACGGCAAACGGTTGGGCGCTGATCACTACTACGCGACATCTGATCCGAAAACGTTTGAAAAGCTTGCACGGTCGTTTGATCTCATCATCAACACGGTCGGTTCGGATATGGATCTGAACCCGTACCTCGAACTGCTGAAGGTGGATGGATCGCTGGTTGTTGTCGGTCTTCCGGACAAACCGGCGTCGATTGCTCAGTTTGCACTCGTGCTTGGACGCCGCAGCCTGGCAGGCTCCGCAATCGGCGGCATCCCCGAGACGCAGGAGATGCTCGACTTCTGCGGAAAGCACAACATCGTCAGCGATATCGAAGTGATCCCGATCCAGAAGGTCAACGAAGCCTATGAGCGCGTGCTGAAAAGCGATGTGCGCTATCGCTTCGTGATCGACATGGCTTCACTGAACGCGAATTAA
- a CDS encoding anti-sigma factor family protein, with protein MSKCSSIRAQFSEYLDGALTGIAMQGVAAHLGSCRKCSVEFDRWRSAQRMLADLGPAKAPADLALRLRVAISQEKTNSPKRNLARWQVRWQNTVAPFLLQASAGFASAILLIGTVGLLVGAVAAPEPASAGDQPLGDASGPHYLYSNMAAATSAIGDRDNPVVVEAYVNGNGRVYDYEIVSGPNDAHTRSQVENQLLFSVFEPARFFGQPVRGLVVLSFSGVSVQG; from the coding sequence ATGAGCAAATGCAGCAGCATTCGCGCTCAGTTCTCGGAATACCTTGACGGGGCGCTGACCGGAATTGCCATGCAGGGCGTGGCTGCACATCTGGGGTCGTGCAGAAAGTGCTCCGTTGAGTTCGACCGCTGGCGCAGTGCGCAGCGGATGCTTGCCGATCTCGGTCCGGCGAAGGCTCCCGCCGACCTGGCACTGCGTCTGCGTGTCGCGATTTCGCAGGAGAAGACAAACTCGCCGAAACGGAATCTGGCGCGGTGGCAGGTGCGCTGGCAGAACACAGTTGCCCCTTTTCTGCTACAGGCGTCGGCAGGCTTCGCCAGCGCTATTCTGTTGATCGGTACCGTCGGCCTGCTGGTAGGCGCAGTCGCCGCTCCTGAACCGGCTTCGGCAGGCGATCAGCCGCTCGGCGATGCCTCGGGTCCGCATTATCTCTATTCGAATATGGCGGCTGCCACGTCTGCGATCGGCGATCGCGACAACCCGGTTGTGGTTGAGGCCTATGTCAACGGCAACGGCCGTGTGTATGACTACGAGATTGTCTCCGGTCCCAATGACGCCCATACGCGCTCCCAGGTCGAGAACCAGTTGCTCTTCAGCGTCTTTGAGCCGGCGCGCTTCTTTGGCCAGCCTGTCCGCGGACTTGTTGTTCTCTCCTTTTCCGGCGTCTCTGTCCAGGGCTGA
- a CDS encoding RNA polymerase sigma factor has product MQAGTVVGNLAGVVVIRPDEADVVAELKAGSEEAFAWLISTYHQPIYSVIARMLQNPADAADVTQDVFIKVFRGVGGFHGESSLRTWMYRIALHEASNRRRWWSRHCRQEVTIEAETGHSADGQPLCIKDTLVDLNESPFDLAAHAEIRARVEAELREISEPFRTVLILRDIEGLAYEEIAEILNVQLGTVKSRLMRGRATIKARLAPFAEAAAKRPAGAARRPVSAVACVAKEAQ; this is encoded by the coding sequence GTGCAAGCAGGAACAGTAGTGGGAAATCTGGCAGGCGTTGTAGTAATCCGGCCTGACGAGGCGGATGTCGTTGCGGAGCTCAAAGCGGGCTCTGAAGAGGCCTTTGCGTGGCTGATCTCGACTTATCACCAGCCGATCTATAGCGTCATCGCACGCATGCTGCAGAACCCTGCCGATGCCGCCGATGTGACGCAGGATGTTTTCATCAAAGTATTTCGCGGCGTTGGTGGTTTTCATGGCGAATCGAGCCTACGCACGTGGATGTACCGCATTGCGCTACACGAGGCTTCGAACCGGCGCCGCTGGTGGTCGCGCCATTGCCGTCAGGAAGTTACCATCGAGGCCGAAACCGGCCACTCAGCGGATGGCCAGCCGCTCTGTATTAAAGACACTCTGGTCGACTTGAATGAGTCGCCCTTTGATCTTGCCGCGCATGCGGAAATCCGCGCCCGCGTGGAAGCGGAGCTGCGGGAAATCTCTGAGCCGTTCCGCACTGTCCTGATCCTGCGTGACATCGAAGGACTGGCCTACGAAGAGATCGCCGAGATTCTGAATGTTCAGCTTGGCACAGTGAAGTCGCGCCTGATGCGCGGCCGCGCCACGATCAAAGCTCGGCTTGCCCCATTTGCTGAAGCTGCCGCCAAGCGCCCGGCTGGCGCCGCACGGCGGCCTGTATCTGCGGTTGCCTGCGTTGCAAAGGAGGCCCAATGA
- a CDS encoding thymidine kinase: protein MMVPGTPAVQPGRIEVITGPMFSGKSEELIRRLKRAKIARQRIVCFKPDIDLRYHKTAIASHSAQTHDACVVADVERLREVLFAQIDQVEVIGIDEAQFFDESLLPLSLELMHLGKRVLIAGLDTTFAGEPFRPIPDLMAVADEVVKLSAVCMRCGAPAIHTQRLGGSQELVVVGAAGLYEARCRAHFEPFADSEQLELPVSAGNAVS from the coding sequence ATGATGGTGCCAGGGACACCGGCAGTGCAGCCGGGACGCATTGAAGTCATCACCGGACCGATGTTTTCCGGAAAATCCGAAGAGCTGATCCGGCGGCTAAAGCGGGCAAAGATTGCAAGGCAGCGCATTGTCTGTTTCAAGCCGGATATCGATCTCCGCTATCACAAGACAGCGATTGCCTCACACAGCGCACAGACGCATGACGCCTGCGTGGTTGCCGACGTTGAGCGGCTGCGGGAAGTCTTGTTCGCGCAGATCGATCAGGTGGAGGTGATCGGCATCGATGAAGCGCAGTTCTTCGATGAGAGCCTGTTGCCCCTGTCACTGGAGCTGATGCATCTGGGCAAGCGCGTTTTGATTGCAGGGCTGGATACGACCTTTGCCGGGGAACCATTTCGGCCCATTCCGGACCTGATGGCGGTGGCGGATGAGGTGGTAAAGCTCTCGGCTGTCTGCATGCGTTGCGGTGCTCCGGCGATTCATACGCAGCGACTGGGGGGTAGCCAAGAGCTGGTGGTGGTGGGCGCAGCGGGGCTGTACGAAGCGCGCTGCCGGGCGCACTTTGAGCCGTTTGCTGATTCAGAGCAGCTGGAGTTGCCGGTTTCAGCTGGTAATGCGGTCAGCTAA